The Primulina huaijiensis isolate GDHJ02 unplaced genomic scaffold, ASM1229523v2 scaffold24189, whole genome shotgun sequence nucleotide sequence CtctttggtgggaaggagctgaacatggcATTAATCTTGCCACACTTACGTGGGTTCGATTCAAGGAAATATTCTATGACAAATACTTTACTGCAGACGTCCGAGGACGCTTGAAGAGGGAATTCTTGACTCCCCGCCAGGGAGACACTATTGTGGCTGAGTTTGTtaggaagtttgataggggttgtcacttcgTACCCTTTATTGCTAGGGATGCTGCTGAGAAACTTAGACACTTTCTGGATTgtctacgacctaccatacACCGTGATATAATGATGATGCAACCCATGAATTATGCGGCTGCCACTGCCTATGCATTCCAAGCCGAGCAAGCCTTgaaagatattgattttgagatgcagcgcaaAAGGTAGCAACACCAAAAGAATTCTCTGCCAAATAAGAAGCCATATATGGTatctcctagacctcaagggcaaCAAAATCCCCAAGGACAAGTGAAGAAGCCAGGACCACCCAAACCACCACAACCTGGAGCACCAAAACCTGTTGTGAAACGTCCTGTCCTTTTCATTGCTTTGAAagtgctgaaatttttttttctttagttTCGTTtatcccatgaaaatatttttataaaatattttaccctttaaaatgaaacataaaccaactagcattttaagaaatcaatgaaatagtcataaaaatggaatcgtcaattggttttaccaaccctaaaaataataatttgaaaagaatagcccatactaaacctctcaaaaagcataaataaatagtcttaaaatcttcaattataaatcatgattcattagtcataagtgcggaaataagtagaagcgctggtcctcgggttgtgtgcgccttcagtctagtcagatcatccgtcaagacctccctcaaactcatctgcatccatcacacctagtgagtctaaagactcaacacaccataatctttataacaagtaatacatataaaaccacatgcaacagtgaaaatacttttaggtgaaaataatatttcatgacatgcataaaccttgatcttttcctttatttttccttatcatgacataaaaacattttaacatgatcataaatattttccttttcccttttttccttttcctttttcctttgttgaattcagatcgttaattgtgactttcctgatcatgatcataagagtcgatggatccatctacatgtaaccacagtactgggcggcggggacatcagcaacactctcaccggtcaactgagccttggcctatcatgattcgaatagaaatacaatcgtcggggttccctctgggNGAATAgcctttacatttttttttttttgaaaccaagcatgcaacatgtatttttaaatgtcttccttaaatcataaaaatcccatggacatttaaaaatcataattaaatcatgaacatctcatataaatttaaaaataacaatgatatgataaaaatagcatttaggtcactgccatgacgtttactaatttctatgtgtaaaaagaccgttttacccctagacgtaaaatttctcgaatttgactttttctttaattcattcactctagcatgtcccaaataattatttaagcctaaattaattttctcataattttatttagcttaaaaattagacttcctcatttatcattaattaattgttttgatggtgttttaatcccgaaaaatcccaaactttaatataaaattcctaaattctaaatttagtctttttatatttctt carries:
- the LOC140967190 gene encoding uncharacterized protein, yielding MARFFEKQFQHAPRPQHDVYGQFRMQGPNEFSSTTDPCAAEGWIRSLEVHFHYLNMGDADRVRCATYMFRDDASLWWEGAEHGINLATLTWVRFKEIFYDKYFTADVRGRLKREFLTPRQGDTIVAEFVRKFDRGCHFVPFIARDAAEKLRHFLDCLRPTIHRDIMMMQPMNYAAATAYAFQAEQALKDIDFEMQRKR